A genomic stretch from Astatotilapia calliptera chromosome 4, fAstCal1.2, whole genome shotgun sequence includes:
- the LOC113021369 gene encoding putative nuclease HARBI1, protein MACPFLEEPVDLEAQILRRALRRERVIRARMDILSLPDDFLCERYRFSAQSISYLDNILRPYIAHVTHRGHALSPLHILCTALRFFANGSFLYNIGDAEHVSKATVCRAVRNVTVALKRLLHSFVVFPGHRPTRLIKEGFHKIAGFPGVIGCIDGTHIPIIAPSANEGDYVNRKSVHSINVQIICDAANIITNVEAKWPGSVHDSRIFRECTLSTKFGHGEFTGHLLGDRGYPCLPYLLTPYPDPEPGPQQRYNLAHCRTRARVEMTIGMLKARFQCLRGLRVTPERACDIIVACVILHNIATIRGEQCPAEPDNNSDPHDEHPDPPTNVQDGRAVRDTICHNHFL, encoded by the exons atggcgtgtcccttccttgaagagccagtagatcttgaagcccaaattctccgcagagcactccgccgggagagagtgatcagagcgcgtatGGACATCTTATCAttacctgatgatttcctgtgcgaacgttaccgtttctcagcacaatcaataagttatttggataacatcctcaggccatatattgcgcatgtgacacatcgcggacatgcgcTCAGTCCATTACATATTCTTTGTACCGCACTCCGTTtctttgcaaacgggagctttctgtacaatatcggtgacgctgagcacgtttccaaggctaccgtctgtcgggcagtcaggaatgtcaCAGtagcactgaaacgtctcctgcactcgtttgtggtgttccccggtcacagacccacaagattaatcaaagagggattccacaaaattgcag ggttcccaggcgtgattggctgtatagatggcacccACATCCCAATCATTGCACCCTCagcaaatgaaggagactatgtgaacaggaagtccgTCCACAGCAtcaatgtacag atcatatgtgatgctgccaacatcatcacaaatgtggaagccaagtggccaggctctgtacATGACTCACGAATCTTCCgggaatgtacactgagcaccaaatttggacatg gagagttcactggccacctgcttggtgatagggggtaccCATGTCTACCCTATTTGCtcaccccttaccctgaccctgaaccgggcccacagcagcgttATAATCTGGCCCATTGCAGGACACGGGCCAGAGTTGAAATGACCATCGGAATGCtcaaggcccggttccagtgccttcgtggactcagggtcaccccagaaagggcatgtgacatcattgtggcatgtgtgatccTACACAACATTGCCACGATTAGAGGTGAACAGTGTCCAGCTGAACCAGACAACAACAGTGATCCACAcgatgaacatcctgacccacCCACGAACGTACAggatggaagagcagtcagagacaccatatgccACAACCATTTCCTGTGA